The following are encoded together in the uncultured Fibrobacter sp. genome:
- a CDS encoding ABC transporter permease, which translates to MNFVLTISGFLIAFLVNLLFPQVAENVRIKEYVFGGFRVDDNLAYRLVLLAIIAYYAVYTVVLFVRKASADKIAKFFAGAKFRFAVGLALAAWDILGTKLLFLPQPFFPGPAIIMDAFIGDTKFIWQNTLYSLRLFVAGFSVGVVTGVVTGVLIGWYPKARYWILPVLNICGVIPAVAWMPFALTLFPTSFAAATFLIAICSWFPVATMTADGVQGTPKSLFELSRTFGAGQLYQIFHIAIPHAMPQIFTGIMTAAAFGFTTLVMAEMMGQPGGLGYYINTSKVWSAYYKVFAAIVVMAVLFSAILKVVGVVQRYVLRWQKGVVR; encoded by the coding sequence ATGAATTTTGTACTGACGATTTCAGGATTCCTGATCGCCTTCTTGGTAAACTTGCTTTTTCCGCAGGTGGCCGAAAATGTGCGAATCAAGGAATATGTTTTTGGCGGGTTTAGAGTTGACGACAATTTGGCTTACCGCTTAGTTTTGCTTGCCATTATTGCCTATTACGCGGTCTATACGGTAGTGCTGTTTGTCCGCAAGGCAAGTGCCGATAAGATTGCGAAGTTTTTTGCGGGCGCGAAGTTCCGTTTTGCGGTGGGGCTTGCGCTTGCCGCGTGGGATATTCTCGGAACCAAGCTGCTGTTTTTGCCGCAACCGTTCTTTCCGGGACCTGCGATTATTATGGATGCCTTTATTGGCGATACCAAATTCATTTGGCAGAATACGCTTTATTCGCTGCGCCTTTTTGTAGCCGGATTCTCGGTGGGTGTGGTGACTGGCGTGGTGACGGGTGTGCTGATTGGCTGGTATCCGAAGGCTCGCTACTGGATTTTGCCGGTGCTCAATATTTGCGGCGTGATTCCGGCGGTGGCGTGGATGCCTTTTGCCTTGACGCTTTTCCCGACTTCGTTTGCGGCGGCGACTTTCTTGATAGCGATTTGCTCCTGGTTCCCGGTGGCGACCATGACGGCCGACGGGGTGCAGGGTACGCCGAAGTCGTTGTTTGAACTTTCGCGCACTTTTGGCGCGGGGCAGCTGTACCAGATTTTCCATATTGCGATTCCCCATGCAATGCCGCAGATTTTTACGGGCATTATGACGGCGGCTGCGTTTGGCTTTACTACGCTCGTGATGGCCGAAATGATGGGGCAACCGGGCGGTCTTGGCTACTACATTAACACTTCAAAAGTCTGGAGCGCTTATTACAAGGTGTTTGCGGCGATTGTCGTGATGGCGGTGCTGTTCTCGGCGATTTTGAAGGTGGTTGGCGTGGTGCAGCGTTATGTGCTTCGCTGGCAGAAAGGCGTTGTGCGATAG
- a CDS encoding PLP-dependent cysteine synthase family protein, protein MHYYESMQSLIGKTPLVKLTHVGLPEGVNLFAKLELWNPSGSVKDRTGLYMVNDAIEKGLLKPGGTIVEATAGNTGLGIAFAALNRGIRVIFVVPTKFSQEKQTLMRALGAELINTPREDGMLGAEKKAEELLTQIPGSVSLRQFRNMSNPLAHYETTGPEIYEDLDGQVDYVVAGAGSGGTFSGILKALKEKNPNIKGVLADPVGSTMGGGEHGDYNIEGIGNDFIADTMDMSLVDQVIKINDDDAFGGARELAKKEGLIAGSSSGAAFTAAKKLIASGARGNIVFVAPDRGDRYFSKGLYE, encoded by the coding sequence ATGCATTACTATGAATCGATGCAATCTTTAATCGGGAAGACTCCGCTTGTAAAGCTTACGCACGTGGGACTCCCCGAAGGTGTAAACCTGTTTGCCAAACTCGAGCTCTGGAATCCCTCGGGTAGCGTGAAGGACCGCACCGGCCTTTACATGGTGAACGACGCGATTGAAAAGGGTCTCCTGAAACCGGGTGGAACCATTGTCGAAGCCACCGCAGGCAATACAGGCCTCGGCATCGCTTTTGCAGCCCTCAACCGCGGCATCCGCGTGATATTCGTGGTGCCCACCAAGTTCTCGCAAGAAAAGCAGACGCTCATGCGCGCTCTCGGAGCAGAACTCATCAACACCCCCCGCGAAGACGGGATGCTCGGCGCCGAAAAGAAAGCCGAAGAACTTTTGACGCAAATTCCGGGCTCTGTTTCGCTCAGGCAGTTCCGCAACATGTCCAACCCGCTGGCCCATTACGAAACCACCGGCCCCGAAATCTACGAAGATTTGGATGGACAAGTTGACTACGTGGTGGCAGGCGCAGGAAGTGGCGGTACCTTCAGCGGCATTCTCAAGGCGCTCAAGGAAAAGAACCCGAACATCAAGGGTGTGCTCGCAGACCCCGTAGGTTCTACTATGGGCGGTGGCGAACATGGCGACTACAACATCGAAGGAATTGGCAACGACTTTATCGCCGACACCATGGACATGTCGCTTGTGGATCAGGTCATCAAGATTAACGATGACGACGCTTTTGGCGGCGCTCGCGAACTCGCCAAGAAAGAAGGACTCATTGCAGGATCTTCTTCGGGTGCAGCATTCACCGCAGCCAAAAAGCTCATCGCCTCGGGTGCCCGCGGGAACATCGTGTTCGTAGCCCCCGACCGCGGCGACCGTTACTTTAGCAAGGGATTGTACGAGTAA
- a CDS encoding PLP-dependent aspartate aminotransferase family protein, which produces MSTSKYIETKLIHGGIDGDKVTGAVNVPIYQTSTYKQAGLGENTGWEYSRTGNPTRAALEALIADLEGGVAGFAFGSGMAATSTVLSLFKQGDRIIISSNVYGGTFRVLDKVFKNLGVTYSIEDTTDLATLDTKVTPDVKAFFIESPANPLLTVTDLAGVAAIAKKHGILTIVDNTFMTPYLQRPLELGADIVVHSATKYLGGHSDVVAGLAVTNNKEIAEKLAFNQNAVGAVLGPFDSFLLIRGIKTLGVRLDRHTENAERIARYLEQHEAVKHVYYPGLPTAQGYEINKKQAKNGGAMISFELYENYDIKKFFKALQLISLAESLGGVESLVCHPATMTHASIPKEIREKVGITDGLIRLSVGIEKVDDIILDLNAGINAAKEA; this is translated from the coding sequence ATGTCAACTTCCAAGTATATTGAAACGAAACTCATCCACGGCGGCATCGATGGCGACAAGGTTACCGGAGCCGTTAACGTGCCCATCTACCAGACTTCTACCTACAAACAGGCGGGTCTCGGCGAAAATACCGGTTGGGAATATTCCCGCACGGGTAACCCCACGCGCGCAGCGCTCGAAGCATTGATTGCAGACCTCGAAGGCGGTGTAGCAGGCTTTGCTTTTGGTAGCGGCATGGCGGCTACCTCTACGGTGCTTTCGCTGTTTAAGCAGGGCGATCGCATTATTATCTCGAGCAATGTTTATGGCGGAACCTTCCGCGTTTTGGACAAAGTATTCAAGAACCTCGGCGTTACCTATTCTATCGAAGATACCACCGACTTGGCAACGCTCGATACCAAGGTGACGCCCGATGTAAAGGCTTTCTTTATCGAAAGCCCGGCGAACCCGCTCCTGACCGTGACGGACTTGGCTGGCGTTGCTGCTATTGCCAAGAAGCATGGAATTCTGACGATTGTTGATAACACCTTCATGACGCCTTATTTGCAGCGTCCGCTGGAACTTGGCGCCGACATCGTGGTGCATTCTGCGACCAAGTACTTGGGCGGCCATAGCGATGTGGTGGCTGGCCTTGCAGTGACCAACAATAAAGAAATCGCAGAAAAGCTCGCATTCAATCAGAATGCCGTGGGCGCGGTGCTCGGCCCCTTCGATTCATTCCTCCTGATTCGCGGTATTAAGACGCTTGGCGTGCGCCTTGATCGCCATACCGAAAATGCGGAACGCATTGCCCGCTACCTGGAACAGCACGAAGCCGTGAAGCATGTTTACTATCCGGGACTCCCGACTGCTCAGGGTTACGAAATCAACAAGAAGCAGGCCAAGAACGGTGGCGCCATGATTTCGTTCGAACTTTACGAAAACTACGACATCAAGAAATTCTTCAAGGCCCTGCAGCTGATTTCGCTGGCCGAAAGTTTAGGCGGTGTTGAAAGCCTCGTATGCCATCCGGCTACCATGACCCATGCCTCTATTCCGAAGGAAATTCGTGAGAAGGTGGGCATTACCGACGGACTCATTCGTTTGTCTGTAGGTATCGAAAAAGTCGATGACATTATCTTGGATTTGAACGCCGGCATTAACGCCGCGAAGGAAGCATAA
- a CDS encoding histidine phosphatase family protein has translation MFIPASTFFNSLASDERVFLLVRHGERNHITPNDPDFGAHVGLTERGREQALSLGKCIPAEGDICFYSSPVGRCVETAEFIGKGRGVENPHVEKLDCLAEYFVQDYGEYTKVLRAGFYEGICEWLKNEATGNPRGEKEAFAPLPARSEEMLAMMLEKGGARFNIFATHDAWVVPCLTHFCKMTFTPQRWMNYLTGMAVVTDAQKNVKRIEPVTGLDTGWLSF, from the coding sequence ATGTTCATTCCCGCGTCAACCTTCTTCAATTCGCTTGCGTCTGACGAACGCGTATTCCTGTTGGTGCGTCACGGTGAACGCAACCATATTACGCCTAATGACCCTGACTTCGGTGCGCATGTGGGCCTTACGGAGCGCGGTCGCGAACAGGCTCTGTCGCTGGGTAAGTGCATTCCTGCCGAAGGCGATATCTGCTTTTATTCAAGCCCGGTAGGTCGCTGTGTCGAAACTGCTGAATTTATAGGCAAGGGCCGTGGCGTTGAAAATCCGCATGTCGAAAAGCTCGATTGCTTGGCTGAATACTTTGTTCAAGATTACGGCGAATACACCAAGGTGTTGCGCGCCGGATTTTACGAAGGCATTTGCGAATGGCTAAAGAATGAGGCCACAGGTAACCCACGTGGTGAAAAAGAAGCGTTTGCTCCGCTGCCTGCCCGTTCCGAAGAGATGCTTGCGATGATGCTTGAAAAGGGTGGCGCCCGCTTCAATATTTTTGCGACGCACGATGCTTGGGTTGTTCCGTGTCTCACGCACTTTTGCAAGATGACCTTTACGCCGCAACGCTGGATGAATTACCTGACGGGAATGGCCGTGGTTACCGATGCGCAGAAGAATGTGAAGCGGATTGAGCCCGTGACAGGCCTAGATACCGGCTGGTTATCGTTTTAA
- a CDS encoding phosphatase PAP2 family protein, with amino-acid sequence MFKKIAEFDNRVSVYWTNRHFSEKTTKFLKFYVRLGDGYIWGVFALFLFLHLGWSAFWPILAQALVAVVVSLGLYEGVKLSTKRPRPFAVNPQIKAEVPPLDKYSFPSGHTMNNLAVASAVFYAVPQYGWIMMLLPLTWGLLRVYFGVHWLTDIICGFLLGVLSFAIAHAIWIPVSGMIA; translated from the coding sequence ATGTTCAAGAAAATTGCAGAGTTTGACAATCGCGTGTCGGTTTATTGGACTAACCGGCATTTTTCCGAGAAGACGACGAAGTTTCTCAAGTTTTATGTGCGTCTGGGTGACGGCTACATTTGGGGCGTTTTTGCTTTGTTCCTTTTTTTGCATTTGGGCTGGTCGGCATTTTGGCCGATTTTGGCGCAGGCTTTGGTGGCGGTGGTGGTATCGCTCGGCTTGTATGAGGGTGTAAAGCTTTCTACCAAGCGACCGAGGCCATTTGCGGTGAATCCGCAAATCAAGGCGGAGGTTCCGCCTCTCGACAAGTACAGCTTTCCGTCTGGCCATACCATGAACAACTTGGCGGTGGCCTCGGCGGTGTTTTATGCGGTGCCGCAGTACGGCTGGATCATGATGCTCTTGCCGCTCACATGGGGACTTTTGCGCGTGTACTTTGGCGTGCATTGGCTCACGGATATTATTTGCGGTTTCTTGCTGGGCGTTTTAAGTTTTGCGATTGCGCATGCCATTTGGATTCCGGTTTCGGGAATGATTGCTTAG
- a CDS encoding ABC transporter ATP-binding protein: protein MTDILDKEKILKIRDVNRSFIDERTGEPRQILKDINLSVFEGEFISILGASGCGKTTLLRLIAGLDPVQDGKIILDGEPVHGPDSKRGYVFQQGCLFPWLTVEDNIAMGLKIRGVYKQNKDKVHDFIEKIGLGGFEKNFPHQISGGMAQRVAIARALINDPEILLLDEPMGALDSFTRADIQNLLLELRKERNTTMILVTHDIDEALYLSDRIVIMTPRPGRISEVLEIRDSFPRERGSAQFLEKRRNILERFNLARSNTAPEYVI, encoded by the coding sequence ATGACGGATATTTTAGATAAAGAAAAAATCTTGAAGATTCGCGATGTAAACCGCTCCTTTATCGATGAACGCACGGGCGAACCGCGACAGATTTTGAAAGATATCAATCTTTCTGTTTTTGAGGGCGAATTCATTTCGATTCTGGGCGCATCGGGTTGCGGCAAGACGACGCTTTTGCGCTTGATTGCGGGGCTCGATCCTGTTCAAGACGGCAAGATTATTCTTGATGGCGAACCGGTGCATGGGCCAGATTCCAAGCGCGGTTACGTGTTCCAGCAGGGTTGCCTTTTCCCGTGGCTCACGGTAGAAGACAACATCGCGATGGGTCTCAAGATTCGTGGCGTTTATAAGCAGAATAAGGACAAGGTTCACGATTTTATCGAAAAAATCGGTCTTGGCGGATTCGAAAAGAATTTCCCGCACCAGATTAGTGGCGGTATGGCGCAGCGCGTGGCAATTGCGCGTGCGTTGATTAATGATCCTGAAATCTTGTTGCTTGATGAACCCATGGGGGCGCTGGATTCGTTTACCCGTGCTGACATCCAGAACTTGCTTTTGGAGCTTCGCAAGGAACGCAACACCACCATGATTCTGGTGACGCACGATATTGACGAAGCGCTTTATTTGTCTGATCGTATCGTGATTATGACGCCGCGTCCGGGGCGCATTAGCGAGGTGCTTGAAATTCGCGACAGCTTCCCGCGTGAAAGAGGCTCGGCGCAGTTCCTGGAAAAACGCCGCAATATTTTGGAACGCTTTAATCTTGCACGTTCCAATACGGCGCCGGAATACGTCATTTAG
- a CDS encoding carboxymuconolactone decarboxylase family protein, with the protein MARVHLKQPNELTGEAKAAYEKLDAAGKVTNMKLVMLQDYGIYKAFMGWYDAWESLEKTVGLRAATIFAHSVSTTNGCLLCSLFFISDLKALGLDPNNFETSENEKLLQQLGQQIVKDPTKVPDELFEGLRKFYTDEQIIIIVGFGAQMQATNNFNSVLGVDVDKRLLPLKELFKPATWRENIK; encoded by the coding sequence ATGGCTAGAGTACATTTAAAACAACCGAATGAATTGACTGGCGAAGCAAAGGCCGCTTACGAAAAGTTGGATGCTGCTGGCAAGGTGACCAACATGAAGCTGGTGATGCTCCAGGACTACGGCATCTACAAGGCTTTCATGGGCTGGTACGATGCTTGGGAAAGCCTCGAAAAGACGGTGGGTCTGCGTGCGGCAACGATTTTTGCCCACTCGGTTTCTACGACTAACGGCTGCCTTCTCTGCTCGCTGTTCTTCATTAGCGACCTGAAGGCTCTGGGTCTCGATCCGAACAATTTCGAAACTTCGGAAAACGAAAAGCTTTTGCAGCAGCTGGGCCAGCAGATCGTGAAAGATCCGACTAAGGTTCCGGACGAACTTTTCGAAGGTCTCCGCAAGTTCTATACCGACGAACAGATCATCATTATCGTGGGCTTTGGCGCTCAGATGCAGGCGACGAACAACTTTAATTCTGTCTTGGGCGTCGACGTTGACAAGCGTCTGTTGCCCTTGAAGGAATTGTTCAAGCCGGCAACTTGGAGAGAAAATATCAAGTAA
- a CDS encoding DUF2442 domain-containing protein, with product MLHIIAAEYISDYKISVVFDDGCRSVADFEGVVKGDHRPIVRQLSSLDLFRDFKVQANTVVWSNGVDFAPEFIRGKA from the coding sequence ATGCTTCACATAATTGCCGCCGAATACATTAGTGACTACAAGATATCCGTCGTGTTTGACGATGGGTGTCGTTCTGTTGCTGATTTTGAGGGCGTTGTCAAGGGCGACCATCGGCCAATTGTTCGGCAGCTTTCGAGCCTGGATTTGTTCAGGGATTTCAAGGTTCAGGCGAATACGGTCGTGTGGAGCAATGGCGTTGATTTCGCGCCGGAATTCATTAGGGGCAAGGCCTAG
- a CDS encoding DUF4418 family protein gives MKQYKVFVVANLIFGVLLIVLTKLILPVCHPIDGGTMSCEISTTVDAFLGLALLANAVVAAGLLKKKAHAILSAVTLVVGVFVSLVPTVIVGTCQHAQMACHVITGPVLAVFGVLIALFAALNLIYLKLRRRNEQD, from the coding sequence ATGAAACAGTACAAAGTATTTGTTGTTGCTAATCTTATTTTCGGCGTATTGCTGATTGTACTAACCAAGTTGATTTTGCCTGTTTGCCATCCGATTGATGGCGGAACCATGAGCTGTGAAATTTCGACGACGGTAGATGCTTTTTTAGGACTTGCATTGCTAGCAAATGCCGTCGTTGCTGCGGGGCTCCTTAAAAAGAAAGCACATGCCATTCTTTCTGCAGTAACGCTTGTGGTGGGTGTTTTTGTTTCGCTTGTGCCAACGGTAATTGTTGGAACATGCCAACATGCTCAAATGGCATGTCACGTGATAACGGGGCCGGTGCTTGCTGTGTTTGGTGTGCTGATTGCGCTTTTTGCGGCGCTGAATTTGA
- a CDS encoding VWA domain-containing protein — protein MARQNSKSRKYAKKAIEILKQIITKYPSGIGEVSTIGDEARAWLERSVQIVRENVKHIWFPGGKPKWFETLRISRNDTSHQLDFSDDHTFGNLCSKFFSNVDDMLNDLQGIVPKIKTESKKKRKFENFASPKAFGSESDRKQLVDAMEDMASPVEPTDIKIEFLQNDYAKIAEKTLSEVLAHDNVKDYIQSHEGVSENIQTDILDWLQQTNETLEKEDPFFEEALFVAQQKKLSAIDVANDLSREQSNIEAHYRQLPSISDSQRGKIAPSNLDFKFYSAEFAKQQKKTGKISTSVQWKSMEQLEVLRRNFIGDMERNFVDRKHKWEQERIDEMRRKFLEDLYKRIQNFKCLEKLLSPFINDLGRLWDLSAGVFETSGFEILERFAKILEQDQSLQELAEILGKQSRAQSVFEKELRDEVVVKSEWHPQNAYRGEIKGICYSNDISTVLPSELALMKNPATKKLFQLRFAQKQLMSFDFQRKVQRTREETIQEEFSIEKKEPKGPIIICVDASGSMHGTPENIAKTVTFALSKIAIEEERKCYLISFSTGIETLDLSDFKKGESLQKLVHFLEMSFNGGTDASPALQHAVEMLQTDGYKNADVLMISDFVMGSLPNNLVDSINAEKEKNTEFYSLVIGTSGNQSTIDCFNHNWQYDTADPHASRHLVEQLHSIKTRKIETGEEQNADE, from the coding sequence ATGGCAAGGCAGAACAGTAAGTCTCGCAAGTATGCTAAAAAGGCTATCGAAATTTTAAAACAGATTATTACGAAATATCCAAGTGGAATAGGTGAAGTTTCTACAATTGGTGACGAAGCTAGAGCATGGCTTGAACGGTCTGTTCAAATTGTCCGAGAAAATGTGAAACATATTTGGTTCCCTGGGGGTAAACCGAAATGGTTTGAAACTTTGCGTATTTCTAGAAATGATACATCGCATCAACTTGATTTTTCTGATGATCATACGTTTGGAAACTTGTGCTCCAAGTTCTTTTCGAACGTTGATGATATGTTGAATGACCTTCAAGGTATTGTTCCTAAGATAAAAACGGAATCTAAGAAAAAGCGAAAATTTGAGAATTTCGCTTCTCCGAAAGCTTTTGGTTCGGAGTCGGATCGTAAACAACTTGTGGATGCTATGGAAGATATGGCATCTCCTGTTGAACCCACGGATATTAAGATTGAGTTCCTCCAAAATGACTATGCGAAGATTGCTGAAAAAACGCTTTCGGAAGTCCTTGCTCATGATAATGTGAAAGATTATATCCAGTCGCATGAGGGTGTGTCTGAAAATATCCAGACGGATATTTTGGATTGGTTGCAACAAACGAATGAAACCTTGGAAAAAGAGGATCCTTTCTTTGAAGAAGCTCTTTTTGTAGCACAACAAAAGAAGTTATCTGCAATAGATGTTGCAAACGATCTTTCGAGAGAACAATCGAACATCGAAGCTCATTATAGGCAATTACCGTCTATTAGTGATTCTCAACGTGGGAAAATTGCTCCGAGCAATCTTGACTTTAAGTTTTATAGTGCGGAATTTGCCAAACAGCAGAAAAAAACAGGTAAAATCAGCACTTCGGTTCAGTGGAAATCGATGGAACAGCTGGAGGTTCTTCGCCGTAATTTTATCGGAGACATGGAACGGAATTTTGTTGATCGTAAGCACAAATGGGAACAAGAACGCATTGATGAAATGCGCAGAAAGTTCCTAGAAGATTTGTATAAACGGATACAGAATTTTAAGTGTCTTGAAAAGTTACTTTCTCCGTTCATTAACGATCTTGGTCGTTTGTGGGATTTGTCGGCGGGTGTATTTGAAACGAGTGGCTTTGAAATTTTGGAGCGATTCGCTAAGATTCTTGAACAAGACCAATCTTTGCAGGAACTGGCTGAAATATTGGGCAAGCAAAGTCGTGCCCAATCTGTTTTTGAAAAAGAACTTAGGGATGAGGTTGTTGTGAAATCGGAGTGGCATCCGCAAAATGCTTATCGAGGTGAAATCAAGGGCATTTGCTATTCAAATGACATTTCGACAGTCTTGCCGAGTGAACTGGCTTTGATGAAAAATCCTGCAACAAAAAAGCTGTTTCAGCTTCGTTTTGCTCAAAAGCAATTGATGTCTTTTGATTTTCAACGAAAGGTTCAGAGGACTAGGGAAGAAACAATTCAAGAAGAATTTTCTATAGAAAAGAAGGAACCCAAGGGGCCGATTATAATTTGCGTGGATGCTAGCGGTTCTATGCATGGAACCCCTGAAAACATTGCAAAAACTGTGACCTTTGCGTTGTCAAAAATTGCAATCGAGGAAGAGCGAAAATGCTATTTGATTTCGTTCTCCACAGGGATAGAAACTCTTGATTTGAGCGATTTTAAAAAGGGAGAAAGTCTGCAGAAACTGGTCCATTTCCTTGAAATGTCATTCAATGGGGGGACCGATGCTTCTCCAGCATTGCAGCATGCCGTAGAGATGCTCCAAACAGATGGATATAAAAATGCCGATGTGTTGATGATATCGGATTTTGTAATGGGAAGTCTCCCGAATAATTTGGTTGATTCCATCAATGCTGAAAAAGAGAAGAATACCGAATTCTACAGCCTAGTCATAGGAACAAGCGGAAACCAAAGTACGATTGATTGCTTTAATCATAATTGGCAATATGATACGGCTGACCCCCATGCATCGAGACACTTGGTCGAACAACTACACTCCATCAAGACAAGGAAAATAGAAACTGGAGAAGAACAAAATGCCGACGAATAA
- a CDS encoding WYL domain-containing protein: MPTNKNAFLRFKILDQLLSESVAARYSMSDLAARCNEELKGKGFDPVSRRCLEKDLEFLQQEFGNIKRTRAGKSTIVSYESRSDSIFNQKVSQSERKLLQAVSHILGRIDGLSDFDFLKNLSHNEELDEPIISFETNSYLEKKELLPKLLGYIEMAQSLRVSYKSIDGSKSGEVDLLPRFLKQYNNRWFLFANVEDGKVLTFSLDQFKSIKPITKKIEPAKIRWTDYFEDIVGVSKKDDDDVKKILFWASDKQSAYIRSKPIHSSQKEMKKAGKELREKYAVPTGGHFFEISCVVNYELKRELSAAFGEILVLQPQSLSKAIHDSINEMNKRYACLMEK; encoded by the coding sequence ATGCCGACGAATAAAAATGCATTTTTGCGATTCAAGATTCTTGACCAGTTATTATCTGAAAGTGTTGCTGCCCGCTATAGTATGAGCGACTTGGCAGCCCGATGTAACGAGGAACTCAAAGGTAAAGGGTTTGATCCCGTTTCAAGACGATGCCTGGAAAAGGATCTTGAATTTCTACAACAGGAATTTGGAAACATCAAAAGAACCCGTGCAGGTAAAAGTACTATAGTTTCATACGAAAGTCGCTCGGACAGCATATTCAATCAAAAAGTTTCACAATCTGAACGAAAATTATTGCAAGCAGTATCGCATATTTTGGGCCGTATAGATGGCTTGAGTGATTTTGATTTCTTAAAAAATCTTTCGCATAACGAAGAACTAGACGAACCCATCATTTCATTTGAAACGAATTCATATCTGGAAAAGAAAGAGCTCCTTCCTAAACTCTTAGGCTACATTGAAATGGCCCAATCATTAAGAGTTAGCTATAAATCCATTGATGGAAGTAAATCTGGAGAAGTAGATTTATTACCAAGATTCTTAAAACAGTACAATAATAGATGGTTCTTGTTTGCAAATGTGGAAGATGGGAAAGTTTTAACCTTTTCTTTAGATCAATTCAAATCAATAAAACCGATAACAAAGAAAATTGAGCCGGCAAAAATCCGTTGGACAGACTACTTTGAGGATATTGTAGGTGTGTCCAAAAAAGACGATGATGACGTGAAAAAAATTCTCTTTTGGGCTTCAGATAAACAATCAGCGTACATAAGAAGTAAGCCTATTCATTCATCGCAAAAGGAAATGAAGAAGGCTGGTAAAGAATTGCGAGAAAAATACGCAGTTCCTACAGGTGGACATTTCTTTGAAATTTCGTGCGTCGTAAATTACGAATTGAAGCGCGAACTCTCAGCAGCTTTTGGAGAAATATTGGTTTTGCAGCCGCAATCTCTATCCAAGGCAATACATGATTCAATTAACGAAATGAATAAAAGATATGCCTGTTTAATGGAGAAATGA